In Methanothrix sp., the following proteins share a genomic window:
- a CDS encoding sugar phosphate nucleotidyltransferase — translation MVKLGVIPAAGSGTRLGPFTNAIAKELLPVGEKAVIEHVVEAMRLSGIEDIAIVCSPHKHGLCDYLGSGRRFGVNLVYVMQDERRGLGDAVLAAEHVIDESFAVVLGDNFFHPKSFLSELISYHLERRADATLGVAEVEDVTRHGIIKPEGDSIVDIVEKPSPERAFSNLGAIGMYVFSPDIFDAIRETEPGYRGEIQLTDAVKVMIDRGRSILYRKIDGIHIDVGTPKDLMRANEWYLRNFMDRC, via the coding sequence ATGGTGAAACTTGGAGTCATACCTGCGGCAGGCTCCGGCACGCGCCTCGGGCCGTTCACGAATGCGATAGCGAAGGAGCTTCTGCCGGTGGGAGAAAAGGCTGTCATAGAGCATGTCGTTGAAGCGATGAGGCTTTCTGGAATAGAGGATATAGCGATAGTATGCAGCCCGCACAAGCATGGGCTCTGCGATTACCTGGGATCAGGCAGGCGGTTCGGCGTGAATCTCGTCTACGTCATGCAGGACGAGCGGAGGGGGTTAGGGGACGCGGTTCTCGCTGCTGAGCACGTCATCGACGAGAGCTTCGCGGTCGTGCTCGGCGACAACTTCTTCCACCCGAAATCGTTTCTGAGCGAGCTGATCTCATATCATCTTGAGAGAAGGGCGGATGCAACCCTGGGCGTCGCGGAGGTCGAGGACGTCACGAGACACGGCATCATCAAGCCTGAGGGCGACAGTATCGTCGACATCGTGGAGAAGCCATCGCCCGAGAGGGCGTTCAGCAATCTCGGAGCCATCGGGATGTACGTATTCTCCCCCGATATCTTCGATGCGATACGGGAGACGGAGCCGGGGTACAGGGGTGAGATCCAGCTCACGGACGCCGTGAAGGTCATGATCGATCGTGGGAGAAGTATCTTATACAGAAAGATCGATGGGATCCACATCGATGTCGGAACTCCAAAAGATCTGATGAGGGCGAACGAGTGGTATCTGAGGAACTTCATGGATCGCTGCTGA
- a CDS encoding glycosyltransferase produces the protein MFVLLYGQPIVAIDVGGNREVVRDGETGFLVPPKAPVALADAMLRLMSLPEEERRRMGEAGRRYIEANYSLDRVVEMWEELYRELLSRKGI, from the coding sequence ATGTTTGTACTGTTGTATGGCCAGCCAATCGTCGCCATCGACGTCGGCGGCAACCGCGAGGTCGTCCGTGATGGCGAGACAGGTTTCCTGGTGCCCCCCAAGGCGCCAGTGGCTCTGGCAGACGCGATGCTGCGCTTGATGTCACTTCCCGAGGAGGAGCGCAGGCGCATGGGCGAGGCAGGTCGCAGGTACATCGAGGCAAACTACTCGCTGGACCGGGTGGTGGAGATGTGGGAGGAGCTCTACAGGGAGCTTCTGAGCAGGAAAGGGATCTGA
- a CDS encoding CBS domain-containing protein, producing MKRVDHRIGDQRVEGIPVPPGSMDRGPVEFDSRVARRQGDILSIASTEVVTAPPTTTIIGAIKIMNSYGFRRLPIADAGTNRLLGFVTCVDIVDFLGGGIRHNLVRKKYEGNILAAINAEIREIMSTKLISAPDTASVDEALRIMYERNVGGLPIVDERSRIKAIVTEEDFVEVVRGLDMDRTVREYMSPNVVTAPASMSIEKTSRMIVQKGFRRLPVIQDGVLTGIITASDIMKYMASGEAFSKIITGDIKDVMDQPIKGLIKRSLIMTDPRTRLKDAANLMVEKDVGSLPVMEGGSMVGIITERDFLRALAEHRGVAR from the coding sequence ATGAAGAGAGTTGATCACAGGATTGGGGATCAGAGGGTCGAGGGGATACCAGTCCCTCCGGGCAGCATGGACAGAGGACCGGTTGAGTTCGATTCGAGGGTGGCGAGACGCCAGGGGGATATTCTGAGCATAGCGAGCACAGAGGTTGTCACTGCCCCACCCACGACAACGATAATCGGCGCGATCAAGATAATGAACAGCTACGGCTTCAGGAGGCTGCCGATAGCGGACGCAGGCACGAACCGGCTTCTAGGATTCGTGACGTGCGTGGATATCGTGGACTTTCTTGGAGGGGGCATAAGGCACAACCTGGTGAGAAAGAAGTACGAGGGCAACATTCTGGCGGCCATCAATGCTGAGATACGGGAGATCATGAGCACGAAGTTGATCTCGGCTCCGGATACCGCTTCGGTGGATGAGGCGCTGAGGATCATGTACGAGCGCAACGTGGGCGGTCTTCCGATCGTGGATGAGAGGTCGAGGATAAAGGCGATCGTAACAGAGGAGGACTTCGTGGAGGTTGTGAGAGGCCTTGACATGGACAGGACCGTCAGGGAGTACATGAGCCCGAATGTGGTTACAGCCCCCGCCAGCATGTCCATAGAGAAGACGTCCAGGATGATAGTGCAGAAGGGGTTCAGGCGCCTTCCGGTAATTCAGGATGGCGTTCTGACAGGGATAATAACAGCCTCAGACATCATGAAGTACATGGCCTCAGGGGAGGCGTTCAGCAAGATAATCACAGGCGATATAAAGGATGTGATGGATCAGCCGATAAAGGGCCTCATAAAGAGATCTCTCATCATGACAGACCCGAGGACCAGGCTGAAGGACGCTGCAAACCTGATGGTGGAGAAGGATGTGGGATCCCTGCCTGTCATGGAGGGCGGCTCCATGGTGGGGATCATAACTGAGAGGGATTTCCTGAGGGCTTTGGCGGAGCATAGGGGAGTTGCGAGATGA
- a CDS encoding TIGR00300 family protein: MSEICDIEMEGHLIDSLILTKALDRIMDMGGEFEIKEFTVGKRKDEPSHVRLTLIGRDQSHLNQILEALNALGARLVDSEDVRLEPAPSDMVVPRGFYSTTNHPTYIRLRGTWIPVEGSRMDCLIVVSGSSARCTPIHHIKKGDMVVVGTTGVKVVPPERPREKSFFGFMRNEVSSERPSVEIVRQIAEEIVSTKRKGGRIAAICGPAVVHTGAAPALAQLIREGYIDVLLSGNALAVHDIERQLFGTSLGMDMKGNATSGGHRNHLYAISEIIASGSIENAIKEGKIRGGIMYECIKKGIPFVLAGSIRDDGPLPEVITDTVRAKDAMAEALKGVDMALMMATMLHSIATGNLLPSYVKTLCVDINPATVTKLMDRGTAQAIGLVTDVGTFLPMLAGEIRKAGGYQSGSLDSS; this comes from the coding sequence ATGAGTGAGATATGCGATATAGAGATGGAGGGGCATCTGATCGACTCGCTTATCCTGACGAAGGCGCTTGACAGGATCATGGACATGGGGGGCGAGTTCGAGATAAAGGAGTTCACTGTGGGCAAGAGAAAGGACGAGCCAAGCCATGTCAGGCTCACGCTTATCGGCAGGGACCAGTCGCATCTCAACCAGATCCTTGAGGCGCTGAATGCGCTTGGTGCGAGGCTCGTGGACTCGGAGGATGTCAGGCTGGAGCCAGCGCCCAGCGACATGGTGGTTCCCAGGGGGTTCTACTCGACCACAAACCATCCCACGTATATCAGGCTCAGAGGAACCTGGATCCCTGTCGAGGGGAGCCGGATGGACTGCCTCATAGTGGTGTCAGGAAGCAGCGCGAGATGCACTCCGATACATCACATAAAAAAGGGGGACATGGTCGTCGTGGGGACCACTGGCGTTAAGGTCGTGCCACCAGAGCGCCCCAGGGAGAAATCATTCTTCGGCTTCATGAGGAATGAGGTCTCATCAGAGCGTCCCAGTGTGGAGATCGTGAGGCAGATCGCAGAGGAGATAGTCTCGACAAAGAGAAAGGGCGGGAGGATCGCTGCGATCTGCGGCCCCGCGGTGGTCCATACCGGCGCCGCGCCTGCGCTTGCCCAGCTCATCAGGGAGGGATACATCGATGTCCTCCTCTCAGGAAATGCGCTCGCTGTTCATGACATAGAGAGACAGCTCTTCGGCACAAGCCTCGGAATGGACATGAAGGGGAACGCGACCTCAGGGGGTCACAGGAACCACCTCTATGCGATAAGCGAGATCATCGCCAGCGGCTCGATAGAGAACGCGATAAAGGAGGGCAAGATCCGGGGGGGCATAATGTACGAGTGCATCAAAAAGGGAATACCCTTCGTGCTTGCCGGATCGATAAGAGATGACGGCCCCCTTCCCGAGGTCATAACAGATACAGTCAGGGCGAAGGATGCGATGGCAGAGGCGTTGAAAGGGGTGGACATGGCTCTGATGATGGCGACGATGCTCCACTCGATCGCGACCGGGAACCTACTTCCCTCCTATGTCAAGACGCTGTGCGTGGATATCAACCCCGCGACCGTCACGAAGCTCATGGACAGGGGCACAGCCCAGGCGATAGGCCTGGTCACGGATGTCGGGACGTTCCTGCCGATGCTTGCCGGGGAGATCAGGAAGGCTGGAGGATATCAGTCCGGCAGTCTGGACTCCTCATGA
- a CDS encoding CBS domain-containing protein, with protein METTMRVREIMSRPVLTVDADMDVLDAAGRMISANVGSLIVVREGKPIGIITERDLVKKVVARAEDPRKVRVGDVMNSPLIKIHPDASLRDAAELMLKSGVKRLPVISDDGRLVGIITDTDLVSGASLGLNDILADLIEMHRESVHFQEPSEMVRGICERCGQLSDSLVSVDGEMLCWSCRDISR; from the coding sequence ATGGAGACTACGATGCGTGTGCGAGAGATCATGAGCCGCCCGGTGCTGACAGTCGACGCAGATATGGACGTGCTGGATGCTGCAGGCAGGATGATCTCTGCCAATGTTGGCAGCCTGATAGTGGTTCGGGAGGGAAAACCCATTGGAATCATAACCGAGCGAGATCTCGTGAAGAAAGTAGTCGCCAGAGCTGAGGATCCCAGAAAGGTGCGGGTGGGGGATGTCATGAACTCCCCGCTGATAAAGATCCACCCGGATGCAAGCCTCCGTGATGCTGCCGAGCTCATGCTTAAATCCGGCGTGAAGCGGCTTCCGGTCATCTCCGACGATGGCAGACTGGTGGGGATAATCACCGACACAGATCTCGTCTCCGGTGCATCTCTCGGGCTGAACGACATTCTGGCGGATCTCATAGAGATGCACAGGGAGAGCGTGCACTTCCAGGAGCCAAGCGAGATGGTCAGAGGGATATGCGAGCGCTGCGGTCAGCTTTCAGACTCTCTGGTCTCTGTTGATGGGGAGATGCTCTGTTGGAGCTGTCGGGATATCAGCAGATGA
- a CDS encoding DNA alkylation repair protein encodes MCEDPVSLVRAELLQNADARARESAQRFFREPVRLYGVRTPVVREIARRHFRRLRHLGKTDIFELCEDLLETDYTEDAIVAFEWAYSLRRSYEPRDFQVFERWVAAYINNWVKCDTFCNHSLGTFVEMYPQQIERLKRWSGSDNRWVRRAAAATMILPARRGLFLSDVLEIADLLLKDTDDMVQKGCGWLLKEASRCHQQEVFQYIISRKAVMPRTTLRYAIERMPPDMRRMAMER; translated from the coding sequence ATGTGCGAGGATCCTGTATCTCTGGTAAGAGCCGAGCTGCTGCAGAACGCTGACGCCCGGGCGCGGGAGTCTGCTCAGCGCTTCTTCAGGGAGCCTGTGAGGCTTTACGGTGTGAGGACGCCTGTGGTCAGAGAGATCGCCAGGCGTCATTTCAGGAGGCTCCGCCACCTGGGGAAAACCGATATCTTTGAGCTCTGCGAGGACCTTCTGGAGACGGATTACACAGAGGACGCGATCGTGGCATTCGAGTGGGCGTACTCCCTCCGGAGGAGCTACGAGCCCCGGGATTTTCAGGTGTTCGAGCGATGGGTTGCAGCCTACATCAACAACTGGGTCAAGTGCGATACATTCTGCAACCACTCTCTTGGAACATTCGTTGAGATGTATCCCCAGCAGATCGAGAGGTTGAAGAGATGGTCTGGATCAGACAACCGGTGGGTGCGGAGGGCTGCGGCCGCGACCATGATACTCCCAGCGCGCAGAGGGCTGTTCCTGAGCGATGTGCTCGAGATCGCCGATCTGCTGCTTAAAGACACTGATGACATGGTCCAGAAGGGCTGCGGCTGGCTTCTCAAGGAGGCCAGCAGGTGCCACCAGCAGGAGGTCTTCCAGTACATCATATCCCGGAAGGCAGTGATGCCCAGGACCACGCTGCGCTACGCCATCGAGAGGATGCCTCCTGATATGAGAAGAATGGCGATGGAGAGGTAG
- a CDS encoding CBS domain-containing protein, translated as MRVKDYMATPVWVVERNEPIQRARNLMFKHDISRLPVMDKGKLVGIVTKYDISNRLAQAAPEWRRRPIDRIPVQLVMTENPITIYPDATLTQAAELMMENEIDGLPVEKDGELVGIITSRDLLRYFAEQNLDSKVGDLMAEGMVSVHRHHTIAHVVEQMNLHGVSRVLVYEDNMRPVGVITRSNLTFAGIFDSFDQPRMKSIKMTRKESTAGRKQYRYIKQVPLVAEDIMSSPIIAARVDDRAVDDAKVLVEKSICGMPVIENDSMVGFFSTREVVAEIGRW; from the coding sequence ATGAGAGTTAAGGATTACATGGCAACACCTGTCTGGGTGGTGGAGAGGAACGAGCCCATCCAGAGGGCCAGGAACCTGATGTTCAAGCATGACATAAGCAGGCTTCCCGTGATGGACAAGGGGAAGCTTGTGGGAATAGTCACAAAGTACGACATATCAAACAGGCTCGCTCAGGCGGCGCCTGAATGGAGAAGAAGGCCGATCGACAGGATCCCCGTGCAGCTTGTGATGACTGAGAACCCGATCACGATATATCCGGACGCAACGCTCACCCAGGCTGCAGAGCTCATGATGGAGAACGAGATCGATGGACTTCCTGTGGAGAAGGATGGGGAGCTCGTGGGCATAATAACCTCCAGGGATCTGCTCAGGTATTTCGCAGAGCAGAACCTCGATTCGAAGGTCGGGGATCTCATGGCTGAGGGCATGGTCAGCGTTCACAGGCATCACACAATAGCGCATGTCGTGGAGCAGATGAACCTTCACGGGGTGAGCAGGGTGCTGGTCTACGAGGACAACATGCGGCCTGTGGGAGTCATAACAAGATCGAACCTGACATTTGCGGGCATATTCGATTCGTTCGATCAGCCGAGGATGAAGAGCATAAAGATGACCAGAAAGGAGAGCACAGCCGGGCGGAAGCAGTACAGGTACATAAAGCAGGTGCCGCTCGTTGCGGAGGACATCATGTCGTCGCCGATCATAGCAGCGCGTGTCGACGATAGAGCTGTCGACGATGCAAAGGTTCTCGTGGAGAAGAGTATATGCGGCATGCCTGTCATCGAGAACGACAGCATGGTCGGGTTCTTCTCCACCAGAGAGGTCGTCGCAGAGATAGGGAGATGGTGA
- a CDS encoding CBS domain-containing protein: MSRDPLYVEKTDFATRARQLIRDNHVRGLPVIDPEGRVIGIVTNQDMLRITSTRSNVTVAGFTVSVPLITEEMDMMDAARLMFQEKVTLLPVVDSPSSRMLRGVVSLLDIFKHLDLSRIPDKPVDAIMSRDVITARPDDPISKVWDRMLEEDITGLPVVNESGRPIGIITRFDILKRGWARLGKEDMYRSKDTAKIRVEKLMSTPLYSIKRDAPLRQAVEVMLKHDIGRISVVENDVLVGIVDRYDLIKAVLGDV, from the coding sequence ATGTCCAGGGATCCACTTTATGTGGAGAAGACAGATTTTGCGACCAGGGCGCGCCAGCTCATAAGGGATAACCATGTGCGCGGACTTCCCGTCATAGACCCAGAGGGTCGCGTCATCGGCATCGTGACAAACCAGGATATGCTCAGGATAACCTCCACAAGGTCGAACGTCACTGTGGCGGGATTCACTGTCAGCGTGCCTCTCATCACCGAGGAGATGGATATGATGGACGCGGCCAGGCTGATGTTCCAGGAGAAGGTGACGCTTCTCCCGGTCGTGGACTCGCCTTCCAGCAGGATGCTCAGGGGTGTTGTGAGCCTTCTGGACATATTCAAACACCTCGACCTCAGCAGGATTCCGGATAAGCCGGTCGATGCCATCATGTCCAGAGATGTGATCACCGCCAGGCCCGACGACCCGATATCGAAGGTATGGGACAGGATGCTTGAAGAGGACATTACGGGTCTCCCGGTGGTGAATGAGTCCGGGAGGCCCATCGGGATCATCACCAGGTTTGATATACTGAAAAGGGGGTGGGCCAGGCTGGGCAAGGAGGACATGTACAGGTCTAAGGACACCGCCAAGATCAGGGTGGAGAAGCTGATGAGCACTCCTCTGTACAGCATCAAGAGAGACGCCCCGCTCAGGCAGGCGGTGGAGGTGATGCTGAAGCACGACATCGGACGCATCTCTGTGGTGGAGAATGATGTGCTGGTAGGTATAGTCGATAGGTATGATCTTATTAAAGCGGTCCTTGGTGATGTTTGA
- a CDS encoding glycosyltransferase family 4 protein, with protein MPKKLRICLIGNQAFSLVNFRGPLIADMVAAGHRVMALAPDYDESTRSAVRALGAEPVSFSLSRTGMNPLSDLLDMLRLAFLLRRLKPDLTLGYAIKPVIYGTIAAWLAGVPRRFAMIEGLGYVFTPPEGREPLKRRVLRHVVEQLYRAALSRAARVIFLNRDDVQEFLSRGLVSSDKAFLLGGIGVDLDEWKPAPPVKHPVTFLLAARLLREKGIVEYAEAARLVRSRYPDTRFILLGGLDTNPGGLRRDEIEAWVSEGILEWPGHVPDVRPWLAQASVFVLPSYYREGVPRSTQEAMAMARPVITTDAPGCRETVFEGKNGFLVPPRDVGALAEAMERFVLEPELIGRMGEASRRIAEERFDVRIINKRMMEAMGLG; from the coding sequence ATGCCCAAAAAGCTTCGCATCTGCCTCATCGGCAACCAGGCCTTCTCGCTCGTGAACTTCCGCGGCCCGCTGATCGCTGATATGGTGGCAGCAGGCCACAGGGTCATGGCCCTGGCGCCAGACTATGATGAAAGCACGCGATCAGCCGTCAGAGCACTGGGCGCAGAGCCGGTGAGCTTCTCGCTATCGAGAACGGGCATGAACCCGCTGAGTGATCTACTCGACATGCTGCGCCTGGCATTCCTTCTTCGCAGGTTGAAGCCTGATCTGACGCTGGGCTATGCCATAAAGCCCGTGATCTACGGGACGATTGCTGCATGGCTTGCAGGGGTGCCGCGGAGGTTTGCGATGATCGAGGGCCTCGGCTACGTCTTCACCCCACCGGAGGGCAGAGAGCCGCTGAAGCGCAGGGTGCTAAGACACGTAGTCGAGCAGCTCTACAGAGCAGCGCTGAGCCGTGCTGCCAGGGTGATCTTCCTGAATAGAGATGACGTTCAGGAGTTCCTCAGCCGCGGGCTGGTCTCCTCTGATAAGGCGTTCCTCCTCGGCGGCATCGGTGTCGATCTTGATGAATGGAAACCAGCACCTCCTGTAAAGCATCCCGTTACATTCCTCCTCGCAGCCCGCCTCCTTCGGGAGAAGGGCATCGTCGAGTACGCGGAGGCCGCAAGGCTTGTCAGGTCCAGGTACCCTGATACGCGTTTCATCTTGCTCGGCGGCCTCGACACAAACCCGGGCGGCCTCAGGAGGGACGAGATCGAGGCCTGGGTCTCAGAGGGCATCCTGGAGTGGCCCGGCCACGTCCCCGATGTGCGTCCATGGCTCGCACAGGCGAGCGTCTTCGTTCTGCCATCCTACTACAGAGAGGGCGTGCCCCGCAGCACCCAGGAGGCGATGGCGATGGCCCGGCCTGTGATCACGACGGACGCTCCTGGCTGCCGCGAGACCGTGTTCGAGGGCAAAAACGGATTCCTGGTGCCTCCCCGCGACGTCGGAGCGCTCGCTGAGGCGATGGAGCGTTTCGTTCTTGAGCCTGAGCTGATCGGGCGGATGGGAGAGGCGAGCCGTCGAATCGCTGAGGAGCGTTTCGATGTGCGGATCATAAACAAAAGAATGATGGAGGCGATGGGTCTCGGATGA
- a CDS encoding RNA ligase, translated as MNLSRAARSLGVPVERLESLMEGILKLSSWPEPRLLRFEKGISGVEPGTVIFENGDVVHGYPKIRRAMMLAPAIRRNFLDRVAVEEKMNGYNIRAVSVDGDVYALTRGGYICPFSTEIVRERVDPDLFEDNPDIVLCGEMVGPENPYVPKDVYPVESIDFYLFDISKKNCRSIMGVHATHALAEEYGVKVVPFFGEFPVERAADEIFRIIKRLGRAGREGVVIKDPENRASPLKYTASESNCSDLEFAFRYYNDYAQDFFFSRVVREGFQSVEWNEDEAALRERALRLGESILVPLTDTIRRRMQGEQIVQQVQIRVRSIQTARDFEQHLRRMGTKAIFDIPEQDGDRYVVRILKQVMSTNDKTLAVIEGQPW; from the coding sequence ATGAACCTGAGCAGGGCAGCGAGGAGCCTGGGTGTGCCTGTCGAGAGGCTTGAGTCTCTGATGGAAGGCATCCTGAAACTCTCCAGCTGGCCTGAGCCCCGTCTCCTCCGATTCGAGAAGGGCATATCCGGGGTTGAGCCCGGGACTGTGATATTCGAGAACGGTGATGTGGTACACGGGTATCCGAAGATAAGGAGGGCCATGATGCTGGCCCCCGCCATCAGGAGGAACTTTCTCGACAGGGTGGCGGTCGAGGAGAAGATGAACGGCTACAACATAAGAGCCGTCTCCGTGGACGGTGATGTGTATGCTCTGACCAGGGGAGGATACATATGCCCCTTCTCGACAGAGATCGTTCGGGAGAGGGTGGATCCGGATCTCTTCGAGGATAATCCGGACATTGTCCTGTGCGGGGAGATGGTCGGTCCTGAGAATCCATATGTGCCTAAGGACGTCTATCCGGTCGAGAGCATCGACTTCTACCTCTTCGACATCTCGAAGAAGAACTGCCGGTCGATTATGGGCGTTCATGCCACGCATGCGCTTGCAGAGGAGTACGGCGTTAAGGTCGTCCCGTTCTTCGGCGAGTTCCCGGTTGAGAGGGCTGCAGATGAGATATTTCGCATAATAAAGAGGCTCGGGAGGGCCGGGCGGGAGGGGGTGGTCATAAAGGATCCTGAGAATCGGGCGAGCCCTTTGAAGTACACCGCCTCGGAGAGCAACTGCAGCGACCTGGAGTTCGCCTTCAGGTACTACAACGATTACGCGCAGGACTTCTTCTTCTCAAGGGTCGTTCGTGAGGGGTTCCAGTCGGTCGAGTGGAATGAGGATGAAGCGGCACTGAGAGAAAGAGCTTTAAGGCTTGGGGAGAGCATACTGGTGCCGCTCACCGATACGATCCGCAGAAGAATGCAGGGCGAGCAGATCGTGCAGCAGGTGCAGATAAGGGTGAGATCGATACAGACCGCGCGTGACTTCGAGCAGCACCTCAGACGGATGGGGACGAAGGCCATCTTCGATATACCGGAGCAGGACGGAGACAGGTATGTGGTCAGGATCCTGAAGCAGGTGATGTCCACCAACGACAAGACCCTCGCGGTCATCGAGGGCCAGCCCTGGTGA
- a CDS encoding CBS domain-containing protein, producing MQVKDIMTPPITIDKSERLGHALDLMEKHGTRRLLVTNNGKLGGIITMRQIARVLGTRRRLGMPASSLHVAAATLDAVIPVHPEMGVDEAILLLQKTSVLVVTQNDEILGWVRPREILASVKLTGVSKDAMRSALTVSPRDRLIHARRMMMDRDIGRLPVLDGGKLVGILTERDIARALRAFRDLVSWRQQETRIKNLLVSDVMTHDVKYVYVDTPLEEVRKIILEENRGGLPVLNRDGSLAGMITRRCLIDYLVRTRALAA from the coding sequence ATGCAGGTTAAGGATATAATGACCCCGCCGATAACGATAGACAAATCTGAGCGTCTCGGGCACGCGCTTGATCTTATGGAGAAGCACGGCACCCGGAGGCTGCTTGTGACAAACAACGGCAAGCTCGGCGGCATAATAACGATGCGACAGATCGCCAGGGTCCTCGGCACGAGGAGACGGCTTGGGATGCCCGCCTCCTCACTCCACGTGGCAGCTGCGACGCTTGATGCTGTGATACCGGTGCACCCCGAGATGGGTGTCGATGAGGCGATACTGCTTCTCCAGAAGACGTCTGTTCTGGTCGTTACTCAGAACGACGAGATCCTGGGATGGGTGAGGCCGAGGGAGATCCTTGCCAGCGTCAAGCTCACAGGCGTCTCGAAGGATGCCATGCGCTCAGCCCTGACAGTATCTCCGAGGGACAGGCTCATACATGCCAGAAGAATGATGATGGACAGGGATATCGGAAGGCTTCCGGTTCTCGATGGCGGAAAGCTCGTGGGTATCCTCACAGAGAGGGACATAGCAAGGGCCCTGAGGGCGTTTCGAGATCTTGTTTCGTGGAGACAGCAGGAGACCAGGATAAAGAACCTTCTGGTATCTGATGTCATGACGCATGATGTGAAGTACGTCTATGTGGACACGCCGCTTGAGGAGGTCCGCAAGATAATCCTGGAGGAGAACCGCGGAGGTCTTCCGGTGCTCAACAGGGACGGATCACTTGCGGGCATGATCACCAGAAGGTGCCTCATAGACTACCTGGTCAGGACCAGGGCCCTGGCCGCCTGA
- a CDS encoding acylphosphatase has product MRRAVVIASGDVQRVGYRDAVLRAARDLGISGYVKNIKPYDVEIVAEGEEGDLKRFIEAIRIQRYPINVRSLSVRWEDATGEFEYFRIIYGKWTEELLERIDTAVALLYRSVELGEKSVAIGREMLKKQDQMLQKQDVMIEKQDMMLERQEETIEELRGVRSDLKEHMEQRFARIEEEIAEIKRALRELGVS; this is encoded by the coding sequence ATGCGCAGAGCTGTTGTGATTGCCTCGGGTGATGTGCAGCGTGTCGGCTACCGGGATGCTGTCCTCAGGGCAGCCCGAGATCTTGGCATCTCAGGCTATGTTAAGAACATCAAGCCGTATGATGTGGAGATAGTGGCCGAGGGCGAAGAGGGGGATCTGAAGAGGTTCATCGAGGCCATCCGGATTCAGAGGTACCCAATCAATGTGAGATCGCTCTCTGTGAGATGGGAGGATGCGACAGGGGAGTTCGAGTACTTCAGGATCATATACGGGAAGTGGACCGAGGAGCTCCTCGAGAGGATCGATACAGCAGTAGCGCTGCTTTACAGAAGTGTGGAGCTGGGTGAGAAGAGCGTCGCAATCGGAAGGGAGATGCTGAAGAAGCAGGATCAGATGCTGCAAAAACAGGACGTGATGATCGAAAAACAGGACATGATGCTTGAGAGGCAGGAGGAGACGATCGAGGAGCTCCGCGGTGTGAGATCTGATCTCAAGGAGCACATGGAGCAGAGGTTCGCCAGGATCGAGGAGGAGATCGCTGAGATCAAGAGGGCGCTGAGGGAGCTCGGCGTCAGCTGA